In the Malassezia vespertilionis chromosome 3, complete sequence genome, one interval contains:
- the TUS1 gene encoding Rho guanine nucleotide exchange factor (EggNog:ENOG503NY4U; COG:T): MPRPPLDGGPGAMSAMDELLCAVNESIEACALDTEVPHGVPVHTERPISVRKSSTPTLPSDMPRRPLPKIPSRSVSSDSHMPPVYADHSIPTLHAAQTEIAPQGIGAAHTRPEKAEPPPDYALHSMPFAGACAAHEFDAAALLQGTAVDMSRLSQIAQLLSCMMQRHPLIKGSVVYPLSFTGRMMVSTIESMIQQYLDTMLQHPFVVPPAYLHYLSTSIARSLKTQLFVHEADWDDHPFTCGVGEVYMFFADSATAEKLGHSACTRQLATDLFEAQPHARTTLSTSAAAACTTAPWADLPTGVFAPLTRCYSPTCAQMHAPGTTCYSSTCANAGRGFQHNAVPFDATSEEAPSGAESWVETVPAEIVATIPTAQVSRQNAMHEFIQKETSFLHDLELLEKFATQLRELCATPMAPLSIHTLDAFLADVFGNYSALTNHISAFIDRLHERQREEYPMVDTISDILVDAALEWGSVYTTYVQHYPCALHRLKREIAANPRMSKFVDSCRRDPAAHRHPLDNFLFRPPARLQRYHLHLESILKYTESEEDREKLQLAMEIIDEQCKVAQVGVESAEQRLQLLQYAQQLVPKTSDVYTNMYLQDPKRKLIFYSNVLRRPDGFEFEWVNMVAILLDNVFVLAKRKQESTEDQGGAEERFVYYRKPIPIACLDMADFNDPPLTRGPLSRRWMTTDANLYPFLVRHRFSRESVTLYVPTAELRAEWATKFAQVRHLQSARSEQERLFVSLPLSADTFASSWKPAEAPQELVHDHGWAFVDVACASAFRLADGTNMLAIGTSEGVWIGLHGEPASLAKVLHLRNVTQCALMTQCNRFLVLADRSLVVYDMEALVPSQGIPSSFAPFKLSGNRDVLFFSVGMMDGKETLVYGKRRTNETSIRILQLQLTPIPRPGRGWRKKHTANTDGSTDFCEVLKFYVGYEATNAQFLPDGLMVSSWRGMQRFRFASRTLEPWPLVKSNAREDAVLWALLKQWESAKALCAYAMPGGTLLLCYDRYGAHVDAQGYPIVSDVVLEWEGKAQRVVVYGNYILVFCAAFIEVRCRSTGELCQLIAGRDIKLLSRHDAVLCDPAVREPLLFVQRVKSEAIREDVQCVYELVLQE; the protein is encoded by the coding sequence ATGCCGAGGCCGCCGCTCGATGGCGGCCCGGGAGCCATGTCCGCGATGGACGAATTGCTTTGCGCTGTAAATGAATCGATTGAGGCGTGTGCGCTTGACACGGAAGTGCCGCAcggcgtgcctgtgcaCACAGAGAGACCGATATCCGTGCGCAAATCCAGCACGCCAACGTTGCCGTCGGATATGCCGCGGCGTCCTCTTCCCAAGATCCCATCGAGGTCCGTGTCGAGTGACTCACATATGCCGCCTGTGTATGCGGATCACTCGATACCGACCTTGCATGCCGCACAAACAGAgattgcgccgcaagggatcggcgcagcacacACGCGCCCTGAAAAAGCCGAACCGCCTCCCGACTATGCACTGCACTCCATGCCATTTgctggcgcatgcgcagcacatgaATTcgatgcggcggcgcttttgcaaGGCACCGCCGTCGATATGTCGCGCCTCTCGCagattgcgcagctgctcagCTGCATGATGCAACGGCACCCCTTGATCAAAGGCAGCGTCGTCTACCCCCTCAGCTTTACCGGGCGCATGATGGTAAGTACGATCGAGTCCATGATCCAGCAGTACCTGGATAcaatgctgcagcaccCGTTTGTGGTTCCTCCCGCGTACCTGCACTACCTCTCCACGAGCATTGCCCGCTCGCTCAAGACGCAGCTTTTTGTCCACGAGGCTGACTGGGACGATCATCCATTCACATGTGGCGTCGGCGAGGTGTACATGTTTTTTGCAGACAGTGCGACTGCAGAAAAGCTGGGAcacagcgcctgcacgcgccaacTGGCAACAGACTTGTTCGAGGCGcagccgcacgcacgcaccaCGCTTTCTACATCggcagctgctgcgtgcacaaccgcgccgtgggcgGATCTGCCTACGGGCGtatttgcgccgctcacgcGGTGCTACAGCCCCACATGTGCACAGATGCACGCCCCTGGAACAACGTGTTATTCGTCTACGTGCGCCAACGCGGGCCGTGGCTTTCAGCACAACGCCGTGCCATTTGACGCGACCAGTGAAGAAGCaccgagcggcgcagagtcGTGGGTCGAGACTGTCCCCGCCGAGATTGTCGCGACCATCCCCACAGCCCAAGTGTCGCGTCAGAATGCCATGCACGAATTTATCCAAAAAGAAACGAGTTTCTTGCACGacctcgagctgctcgaaaagtttgcgacgcagctgcgcgagctgtgcgcgacgcccaTGGCCCCCCTCTCCATTCACACGCTCGACGCGTTTCTTGCCGACGTATTTGGCAACTATTCAGCGCTCACAAACCACATTTCTGCCTTTATCGACCGCTTGCACGAGCGCCAACGGGAAGAATACCCCATGGTCGACACCATCAGCGATATTCTcgtcgacgccgcgcttgagTGGGGCTCTGTATACACTACCTACGTCCAGCACTATCCATGCGCGCTCCATCGCTTGAAGCGCGAGATCGCGGCGAATCCGCGCATGAGCAAGTTTGTGGACAGCTGCCGCAGGGATCCTGCGGCCCACCGACACCCCCTGGACAACTTTTTATTCCGTCCGCCCGCAcgtctgcagcgctaccACCTGCATCTGGAATCCATCTTGAAATACACCGAGTCAGAAGAAGACCGCGAAAagctgcagctcgcgaTGGAGATCATTGACGAGCAGTGCAAGGTCGCGCAAGTCGGCGTGGAAtctgccgagcagcgcttgcaacTGCTGCAGTACGCACAGCAGCTGGTCCCGAAAACGAGCGACGTATACACAAATATGTACCTCCAGGATCCTAAACGCAAGCTCATCTTCTATTCCAATGTACTCCGCCGCCCCGACGGGTTCGAATTCGAGTGGGTGAACATGGTCGCGATCTTGCTGGACAATGTGTTTGTCcttgccaagcgcaagcaagaAAGCACAGAAGACCAAGGGGGTGCAGAGGAGCGCTTCGTCTACTACCGCAAGCCCATTCCCATTGCGTGCTTGGACATGGCCGATTTCAACGATCCGCCGCTCACCCGCGGCCCGTTGAGTCGGCGCTGGATGACAACCGACGCAAATTTGTATCCGTTTCTTGTGCGCCATCGATTCTCGCGCGAGTCCGTGACGTTGTACGTGCCCActgccgagctgcgcgccgagtggGCCACCAAGTTTGCCCAAGTGCGCCACTTACAAAGCGCGCGGTCCGAGCAGGAGCGGCTCTTTGTATCGCTGCCTCTTTCTGCCGACACCTTTGCGTCGTCCTGGAAACCCGCCGAGGCTCCCCAGGAGCTCGTTCACGATCACGGATGGGCATTTGTGGACGTGGCATGCGCAAGTGCCTTTCGCTTGGCCGACGGCACGAACATGCTCGCGATCGGCACCTCGGAAGGCGTATGGATTGGACTGCACGGCGAGCCAGCGTCGCTGGCCAAAGTGCTGCACTTGCGAAATGTGACGCAGTGTGCACTTATGACGCAGTGCAATCGGTTCCTCGTGCTCGCGGATCGATCGCTGGTCGTGTACGACATGGAGGCACTTGTGCCGAGCCAGGGCATCCCGTCTAGTTTTGCGCCGTTTAAGCTGAGTGGAAACCGCGACGTGCTATTTTTTTCCGTGGGCATGATGGACGGAAAAGAAACGCTTGTGTacggcaagcgcaggaCAAACGAGACGAGCATTCGCATCCTCCAGCTCCAGCTCACGCCCATTCCCCGGCCTGGGCGCGGCTGGCGAAAAAAGCACACCGCCAACACGGATGGCTCCACGGATTTCTGCGAGGTGCTAAAATTTTATGTGGGATACGAAGCAACCAATGCCCAGTTCCTTCCAGACGGGCTGATGGTGTCGTCGTGGCGCGGAATGCAGCGTTTTCGCTttgcctcgcgcacgctggagCCGTGGCCGTTGGTGAaaagcaatgcgcgcgaggatgCGGTGTTGTGGgcgctgctcaagcagTGGGAGAgtgccaaggcgctctGCGCTTATGCCATGCCGGGCGGCACTCTCCTTCTTTGTTACGATCGCTACGGCGCCCATGTCGACGCACAGGGCTACCCAATCGTATCGGATGTCGTGCTGGAATGGGAGGGCAAGGCACAGCGTGTGGTGGTGTATGGCAACTATATTCTTGTAttttgcgctgcattcATCGAGGTCCGGTGCCGCAGCACGGGCGAGCTTTGTCAATTGATTGCAGGGCGCGACATCAAGCTGCTTTCGCGGCACGATGCGGTGCTTTGCGATCCAGCAGTGCGGGAGCCGCTTTTGTTTGTGCAGCGTGTCAAGTCAGAGGCGATCCGGGAAGATGTACAGTGTGTGTATGAGTTGGTGTTGCAAGAATAG
- a CDS encoding ethanolaminephosphotransferase (TransMembrane:10 (i51-69o116-135i155-175o181-199i220-244o264-283i304-322o334-355i367-384o396-417i); EggNog:ENOG503NUD8; COG:I), whose protein sequence is MGYYIGEDVRANIHTYKYAGEDHSFVSKYILGPYWNWLVTLFPLSVAPNTITLLGLVLILLNFVSLLALDWKLDNSTSLRVGVLDNFEVPLPVVSMMPNKGLPSGLDGTPGTMHAVIPPALLVVWAFSLFMYQSLDSIDGKQARRTRMAGPLGELFDHGCDALNTTLGTFLVASATGLGRSYWTICALVSAMANFYLTTWEEFHTHILFLSWFSGPVEGILLICSIYLMAAAFGGPAFCLSGIWNATGLVNVSFVREYLAWMNWPISDVLMAFGFAGLLANAFGAYGNVYASCKRKGTSVSEPLLGLVPFVFQCVSNIAWMLGNGQRVFVQGSLFIPFLCFWGLSFAYLVGLLILSHVAKTRFPFANWLFIPSLIGAVDAWLPQPLLQTSPAAAQGVVYGALAMSVLVYGHFVYDVITAITKETGRPCFRVVRSKDGN, encoded by the coding sequence ATGGGGTATTATATCGGCGAAGATGTGCGCGCGAACATCCATACGTACAAGTATGCGGGCGAGGACCATTCTTTTGTGTCCAAGTACATCCTTGGCCCTTACTGGAACTGGCTTGTAACTCTTTTCCCGCTCAGCGTTGCGCCCAACACCATTACGCTTCTTGGCCTAGTGCTTATTTTGCTAAATTTCGTGTCTTTGCTAGCGCTCGACTGGAAGCTGGATAACAGCACGTCTCTGCGTGTTGGCGTGCTTGACAACTTTGAGGTCCCTCTTCCCGTCGTGTCGATGATGCCGAACAAAGGCCTGCCGAGCGGCTTGGACGGCACGCCCGGCACAATGCACGCAGTGATTCCCCCAGCACTCCTAGTCGTTTGGGCCTTTTCCCTCTTCATGTACCAGAGTCTCGATAGCATTGATGGGAAGCAGGCGCGACGTACGCGTATGGCTGGCCCTCTCGGCGAGCTATTTGACCACGGCTGCGATGCACTGAACACGACCCTCGGCACCTTTCTTGTCGCTTCTGCCACGGGCCTTGGACGCTCGTACTGGACCATATGTGCGCTGGTCTCGGCCATGGCCAACTTCTACCTGACTACCTGGGAAGAATTTCACACCCACATCCTTTTCCTCTCCTGGTTTTCCGGCCCCGTCGAGGGCATTTTGCTCATCTGCTCCATCTATCTCATGGCGGCAGCATTTGGAGGGCCTGCATTTTGCCTTAGTGGCATTTGGAATGCGACGGGTCTGGTAAATGTGTCGTTTGTCCGCGAGTACCTCGCTTGGATGAACTGGCCCATCTCGGACGTGCTCATGGCATTTGGGTTTGCAGGGCTGCTGGCGaatgcgtttggcgcgtACGGGAATGTATATGCGtcgtgcaagcgcaaagGTACTTCGGTGTCGGAGCCGCTGCTGGGCCTCGTGCCGTTTGTGTTCCAGTGCGTGAGCAATATTGCGTGGATGCTGGGGAATGGGCAGCGTGTGTTTGTGCAAGGCTCTCTCTTTATACCATTTCTTTGCTTCTGGGGCCTTTCTTTCGCCTACCTGGTCGGTCTTTTGATTCTCTCGCACGTTGCCAAGACGCGGTTCCCCTTTGCCAACTGGCTTTTTATCCCCAGCTTGATTGGCGCTGTGGATGCATGGCTTCCTCAGCCCTTGCTCCAAACGTCACCGGCTGCAGCACAGGGCGTTGtgtacggcgcgcttgcgatGTCTGTGCTTGTGTATGGCCACTTTGTATACGATGTCATCACCGCCATCACCAAAGAGACTGGCCGACCCTGCTTTAGGGTCGTTCGTAGCAAAGACGGCAATTGA
- a CDS encoding uncharacterized protein (COG:S; EggNog:ENOG503PZWQ), with translation MSLPTQAAKERHYAYLASRVDALATTLQHTQHYMTIASEQAAYMADLGVGQASLFMAALDRVDRENEGAEK, from the coding sequence ATGTCGCTGCCAACACAAGCAGCGAAAGAGCGGCACTATGCGTACTTGGCGTCGCGTGTGGATGCACTTGCGACGACACTGCAGCATACACAGCATTACATGACGATTGCGAGCGAGCAGGCGGCATACATGGCCGACCTGGGAGTTGGCCAAGCGTCCTTGTTTATGGCTGCGCTCGACCGTGTGGATCGCGAGAATGAGGGTGCAGAGAAGTAG
- a CDS encoding tryptophan transaminase (EggNog:ENOG503NU3Z; COG:E), with protein sequence MAFDPSAYLSRQARGRPINAIRSLMPKENKPGLISLLAGKPNPAGFPFESISMTLKPSAVKACGADGKPLTITLEGDELNRVLQYGSQNIDPALEAQLDPLIATVQGRDRKSGTPDGDFQIAVGSGSQDLLVKTLSAVLDPEDTVLVEAPVYPGVIPELTSCGVQTVHVAVDDEGLSANALRSTLANWKTDSKTKDLKFPKLVYTVPTGGNPAGTTASKQRKQAVLAVAREYGILILEDDPYYYLTFNNLEGDKERTPSYFALEREGGDKYGYGYVVRLESFSKIMSAGMRLGFMMGAPAIVNTVISYIASTSLHASAPPQVMAARLLEHWGVDGFLEHTLNVAQMYKKRRDMFDADAVEFLGAGKTGTQQPLAQWVTPVAGMFFWIKLHLPPTPDAPQGDSFQIISERAVSCGVLAMPGSAFYATPTKTPYVRASFSLVHEDEMGEALRRLRTAVQGAWKDAGFDTIPPM encoded by the coding sequence ATGGCGTTTGATCCGAGCGCATATTTGTCGCGCcaggcgcgcggccgccCGATAAATGCGATCCGCAGTCTGATGCCTAAGGAAAACAAGCCGGGTTTGATTTCGCTGCTCGCAGGCAAGCCCAATCCCGCGGGCTTTCCGTTTGAATCGATCTCGATGACGCTGAAACCGTCCGCTGTGAaggcgtgcggcgcggatgGGAAGCCGCTCACGATCACCCTCGAGGGCGACGAGCTAAACCGAGTTTTGCAATATGGCAGCCAAAACATTGATCCCGCTTTAGAAGCGCAGCTCGATCCACTGATTGCGACGGTGCAGGGCCGCGACCGCAAAAGCGGCACGCCCGACGGCGATTTCCAAATTGCGGTGGGGAGCGGGAGTCAGGACTTGTTGGTCAAGACGCTCTCGGCAGTGCTCGATCCGGAAGATACCGTGCTGGTCGAGGCGCCCGTCTACCCAGGCGTGATCCCCGAACTGACTTCGTGCGGCGTCCAAACAGTTCACGTCGCAGTCGACGACGAAGGCCTCTCTGCCAATGCcctgcgctcgacgctTGCAAACTGGAAGACGGATAGCAAGACCAAGGATCTCAAATTCCCGAAACTTGTCTACACGGTCCCAACCGGCGGCAATCCCGCAGGCACCACGGCGTCCAAGCAGCGGAAACAAGCAGTGCTCGCCGTAGCGCGCGAGTACGGGATCCTTATTCTGGAAGACGACCCGTACTACTATCTCACATTCAATAATCTTGAGGGGGacaaggagcgcacgcCCTCCTACTTTGCTCTGGAGCGTGAGGGTGGAGACAAGTACGGCTACGGCTACGTTGTGCGTCTCGAGAGCTTCAGCAAGATCATGTCGGCGGGTATGCGCCTCGGGTTCATGAtgggcgcgccggcgatTGTGAATACAGTGATATCGTACATTGCATCTACAAGCCTACATGcgagtgcgccgccacAGGTGATGGCCGCGAGGCTGTTGGAGCACTGGGGCGTGGATGGGTTTTTGGAGCATACCCTGAACGTCGCACAGATGTAcaagaagcggcgcgacaTGTTTGACGCGGACGCGGTCGAGTTCCTCGGTGCGGGCAAAACCGGCACACAGCAGCCACTTGCGCAGTGGGTGACGCCCGTCGCGGGTATGTTTTTCTGGATCAAGCTGCACttgccgccgacgccggatgcgccgcagggcGACTCGTTCCAGATCATTTCCGAGCGTGCCGTATcgtgcggcgtgcttgccATGCCGGGCTCTGCATTTTATGCGACACCGACGAAAACGCcgtacgtgcgcgcaagcttTAGCCTTGTGCATGAAGACGAGatgggcgaggcgctgcgccggctGCGTACCGCAGTCCAAGGCGCATGGAAAGACGCAGGGTTCGACACAATTCCTCCCATGTAG
- the smb1 gene encoding Small nuclear ribonucleoprotein-associated protein B (COG:A; EggNog:ENOG503P2BK), giving the protein MALIDYRLRITLNDGRQLTGQLLAFDTFMNLVLADTEEFRRIKPKKKKSTSKPNKKQKLAHGDAAESKRPEEEDEEEEEEEQVPPVQEQKRTLGLLIVRGETIISLSVEAPPPEPKFEGGLAPGPGHAVPAGRAAGFGGPPGMPRPPPPFGVPPPGMPAGPPPGFAPRPAGAPPGFAPPPPGFRPPGV; this is encoded by the exons ATGGCGCTTATCGACTACCGTTTGCGCATAACGCTTAATGACGGCAGGCAGCTTACGGGCCAGCTGCTCGCTTTCGATACCTTTATGAATTTGGTGCTTGCGGATA CCGAGGAGTTTCGTCGGATAAAGCcgaagaagaaaaagagcacGAGTAAGCCGAACAAAAAACAGAAACTCGCGCATGGCGATGCTGCCGAGAGCAAGCGCCcggaagaagaggacgaggaggaggaggaggaggagcaggTCCCGCCTGTCCAGGAGCAGAAGCGTACGTTGGGTCTCTTgattgtgcgcggcgagacAATTATAAGCTTGAGCGTCGAGGCGCCTCCGCCAGAGCCCAAGTTCGAGGGCGGGCTCGCGCCTGGGCCAGGGCATGCCGTGCCTGCtggccgcgcagctggatTCGGCGGACCTCCCGGCATGCCGCgtccgccgccgccgtttggcgtgccgccgccgggAATGCCAGCGGGTCCTCCCCCaggctttgcgccgcggcctgcaggtgcgccgcctggctttgcgccgccgccgccgggcTTCAGGCCGCCGGGCGTGTAG
- a CDS encoding uncharacterized protein (EggNog:ENOG503NWEU; COG:F) yields MPATPVPLVIDTDPGVDDLLAIILALGSPEVSLEAITLSFGNTTLDYAYANIQRIAHALKVTAKEGALNNTVLAERVEHGTHGKPIRVAMGASKPLGGRMFTASYFHGRDGMSGVSFLPGNPFPCAESSALFGSAPDPMPADELLLDILKQHPPGTVRIAAVAPLTNLALAFLKDPVTFRRVGMISVMGGALDLPGNTSPVAEFNFFADPWAAKVLLEDAVKEGGYLPISLFPLDVTTLHTLPYSKLVRDEHDALYQKSTLVRLISHFLRKPRAVTNSFAPPGTPFDAAKYDLFEAHDPLAIAHCIFASAPHLEWKTAFRVFLLETDGTRTRGFCVVDRRNHGTPIEGQNKAELEERNGAHDEHGIEDTKTAIAAQDVPGANVATTTPGAAWFAEMFLERLGMAT; encoded by the exons ATGCCTGCCACGCCCGTGCCGTTGGTGATAGA CACGGATCCCGGTGTAGATGACTTGCTTGCCATCATCCTT GCACTCGGCTCGCCAGAAGTTTCGCTGGAAGCAATTACGCTTTCGTTTGGAAACACGACCTTGGACTACGCCTATGCAAACAttcagcgcatcgcgcatgCCCTAAAGGTTACGGCCAAGGAAGGCGCGCTGAATAACACGGTacttgccgagcgcgtcgagcacggcacgcaTGGGAAACCTATCCGCGTCGCGATGGGCGCTTCCAAGCCTCTCGGCGGCCGCATGTTTACCGCGAGCTACTTTCACGGTCGCGACGGCATGTCGGGGGTCTCATTCCTCCCGGGGAACCCATTCCCATGCGCGGAATCCTCTGCCTTGTTTGGATCCGCACCGGATCCCATGCCGGCGGACGAGTTGCTACTCGACATTTTGAAACAGCATCCTCCCGGCACTGTCCGGATCGCTGCCGTTGCACCGCTGACGAACCTTGCACTTGCGTTCCTCAAAGATCCAGTCACCTTCCGCCGTGTCGGGATGATCAGTGTtatgggcggcgcgctggatctcCCAGGGAATACGTCGCCTGTTGCAGAATTCAACTTTTTTGCCGATCCATGGGCCGCCAAGGTGCTGCTGGAGGATGCTGTGAAAGAAGGAGGGTATTTGCCCATCTCCCTCTTTCCGCTGGACGTCACTAcactgcacacgctcccATACAGCAAGCTCGTACGCGACGAGCACGATGCATTGTACCAAAAGAGTACACTGGTCCGCCTCATTTCACATTTCCtgcgcaagccgcgcgctgtgACGAACTCGTTTGCGCCACCGGGCACGCCATTTGACGCAGCCAAGTACGATCTATTTGAAGCGCATGACCCGCTCGCCATTGCACACTGCATCTTTGCCTCGGCACCGCATCTGGAATGGAAAACCGCTTTTCGTGTATTCCTCCTGGAAACGGACGGAACGCGCACGCGGGGATTCTGTGTCGTCGACAGGCGCAACCACGGCACACCGATCGAGGGACAAAACAAGGCCGAGCTTGAGGAGCGCAATGGAGCGCACGATGAGCATGGGATCGAGGATACAAAAACGGCCATCGCTGCACAAGACGTGCCGGGCGCAAACGTCGCGACCACAACCCCGGGCGCTGCATGGTTTGCGGAGATGTTTTTGGAGCGACTTGGGATGGCCACATAA
- the NIT2 gene encoding beta-ureidopropionase (EggNog:ENOG503NW7Z; COG:E), with protein MVLVAVTQMTSSGVLRENLGVAVQLIAKAAAAGAKAVFLPEATDFIAPAQAVPALTRSDEHAEFVREICAAAKQHLVWVSVGIHEAPRHTEDSARCFNSQLLVDPCGVLRACYRKLHLYDVDIQHGPSILESNTTVGGAELVPPVATTVGAIGQLLTCYDMRFPEAALSLRRQGAHVLTFPSAFAMRTGAAHWSLLLRARAVDTQCFVLAAAQVGPHPGTLRTSWGHAMIVDPWGSIIAQCSDMTPYTPTFCVADVDLQMLETVRAEMPLWDQRRGDIYATL; from the exons ATGGTGTTGGTCGCCGTGACGCAAAtgacgagcagcggcgtgctccGTGAGAACCTCGGTGTAGCTGTGCAGCTGATTGCAAAGGCTGCCGCCGCAGGCGCCAAG GCTGTATTCCTACCCGAAGCCACCGATTTTAtcgcgccggcgcaagccGTGCCGGCACTGACGCGCTCGGACGAGCATGCCGagtttgtgcgcgagatCTGTGCAGCTGCAAAGCAGCACTTGGTCTGGGTAAGTGTCGGGATCCATGAGGCGCCGAGGCATACAGAAGACAGTGCGCGGTGCTTCAATTCGCAGCTGCTGGTGGATCCGTGCGGCGTGCTTCGAGCTTGCTACCGCAAG CTTCATCTGTACGATGTCGATATCCAACATGGACCGTCGATCTTGGAGAGCAACACGACCGTGGGGGGTGCGGAGCTCGTGCCCCCTGTAGCGACGACGGTCGGCGCTATCGGT CAGCTCTTGACGTGCTATGATATGCGTTTTCCCGAGGCTGCGTTATCGCTGCgtcgccaaggcgcacaTGTACTTACCTTCCCTTCTGCGTTTGCTATGCGgacgggcgcggcgcattggtcgctgctcctgcgtgcacgcgccgtcgatACGCAGTGTTTTGTGCTGGCGGCAGCACAAGTCG GGCCGCATCCTGGCACATTGCGTACTTC GTGGGGCCATGCAATGATTGTGGATCCATGGGGCTCCATTATCGCACAGTGCAG CGATATGACGCCGTATACGCCAACATTCTGTGTTGCTGATGTG GACTTGCAAATGCTCGAGACGGTGCGTGCTGAAATGCCGCTTTGGGatcagcggcgcggcgatatTTATGCAACTTTATAG